Within Suricata suricatta isolate VVHF042 chromosome 12, meerkat_22Aug2017_6uvM2_HiC, whole genome shotgun sequence, the genomic segment ATCGTGGCCCACAGAAGAGTTCCTCCAGGCCTCCTCATTGAGCTAGTCAGGGAGACAAGCAGCCGCTGAGGGGCGATAGCAACTGGGGGAGAAGAGGCCCCGATGTGTTCACATTAGGTACCCAAGCTGCTTCTTAGTTTGTTGCTGCAACAAGAAGCAGTGTCTTGAACAGTTTTCCAGTCGACCCTGCATACAAAAAGTACAGCCCTCGTCACAGAGTGGGAAGTAAGCCCGCGAGGAGGCCCGAAAGTTGGTGTCAGCAGTTCCTGTCCTCCAAAATAAAACGCAGTGCCTGATTTCATACAGTCTGATGGAGAAGAGATATTACACAAATAACCCCAGGGTCAAACAGTGTGTGGTAAGTGCCGTTAAAGAGTATGAACCAGAAAGATAGGATATGAACCAAAGACTTGAGAACCCTGAACTGTGAAAGGCAGCCTTTGGCTTGTTGCAGCATTTGAGTGTGGTCTTAAGCATAGAAATGATGGTGCACGTTACAGGAAGCGAAACTACAGGGGTCAATTTCTGGAACATGCAGGGCAGTATCAAAGAGTGAGGATTAGTTAGACCAATTAAGCTGGAAAGAACCTTCGATCTAAAGCTAAAACAGAGGCCAGAAGGACCACATGCTCTGCCTTAAATGACCCACAGATATAAAAGGTTTCGGAGCTGAGATGAAATAGCTGATGGTGCTTTGTACCCAGAGAGGTGCAGCCCAGAGAACTATTAGGAACCATTCACTTTAGAGATGGCAATGAGGGAGGAGAGGATAGGAGAGGAGCCCGGTTCAGTgttggggatggaggagggagcACTGGCATGGTGAAGGTGTGGTAGGTCATTTGAACAGACTTACTATTTTTATGTTGGGTTTTGGCGAATTGAAAGTTGCATGAATTCAATTTGCGTTACCTGGGATACCCATTACATATCATCTGGTAACATAGGTCTCTTGGCAGTTGAGTAGataggaggggaggggaaagtaAGTTTGGAATTAAAACCGTCTTGAATAAACATATAGCAGTTAATCCCCTGCAGATAAGAGTTAACACCACGATAGTTCTGCATCTGGGAGCCAACCCTGTCAACCGTGAGTGCCCTTCTGTGAAAGTTCTttgaaattgttaaaaatgttgTTAAACGAGAAACACTACCGTTATCCCTGTTACTTATGGGAAAAGGAAAGTTGGGTTATCAGAACCTACACTAGAGggtgtctgcttctctcttctttttttagcaATTTCTCCTCTACCATTTATGGTCTGGGTCAGAGTCTTAAGGAAGTAGGACAAGTCCTCAGCACCACTAGAAAAGGGGACAAAACctaattataaatatgaaaactttGGAAAACCTTTTTAAGGTAGGGTCTCTTCAATGCTGTTAAATGGCTGTAAAAATCATGCACTAATTATGGATGGTTCCTAAAAAATttatactaaaattataaaatgccaaTAGTTAAAATGCAAGGAATAAAGTGAAACTTCACAGTCAGAAAATCATTATTTCCGaagttttaaaatggttttagtgaggggcgcctgggtggttcagtcagttaagcatttggcttcagctcaggtcatgatctcacggtttgtgggttcgagccctgtatcgggctctgtgctgacaactagctcagagcctggagcctgcttcagattctgtgtctccctctctctctgacactcccctgctcgcattgtctctgtctctcaaaaataagtaaaaagcattaaaacaattaatcaattaacttataaaaaataaaatggttttggtGAGTTTAATTAAAATGCTAAAGATTTCaggggtgcttcagttggttaagcatctgacttcagctcaggtcatgatctcacaattggtgggttcaagccccacatctggctctgtgctgacacctcagagcctggagcctgctttggattctaggtctctctctctctctctctctctctctcaaaaataaataaacattgagactcctgagtggctcagttggttaagcgtctgacttaagctcgggtcatgatctcagggttcatgagttcaagtcccactttgggctctgtgctgacagctcagagcctggagcctgttttggattctgtgtctccctctctttttggcccacccctgattgtgctctgtctctgtctctcaaaaatgaataaatgttaaaaataaattaaaaataaataaacatttaaaaaatttaaaaaatgttaatgattgCAAACTGGAAACCATCAACATCTGCACATGTGCTCCTGCTGTTGTGGGTGACCTGTGGATTTAGGAGAAAGTGCATGATTCAGCTCAGGAGACACCCTGGCACCAAGGCTGAGTTCTCTGTTGGGCTTCTTACCCTAGGGAGAGGTTTAGGCCTAGTAGGGCACTCAGTTGGGCTCATAACCAAACCCCAGAACTGAATAATCCACCCATTTCCATGGCAACTTGGGCTGCAAGaacaggaaggaaagcaggaagccAACAAGAGGGAACAAACAGGCTTGACCTTGGATGTGATGACCCAAATGAGAGTTTGTAATGTCTAAGTGTGTGAACTTAAAGCTTTATTTGATTCCAAATCATAAAATCCTTGCCTTGGCTGGCAGTATGGCCTGCTCTACACCTAACTGCAGTTGGCTCTCCCAACCTAGCCTTGGTCCACGCTTGACCAGCAATGATAGAGTTGTGTGGTGGTATTCACAAATATATTGGGTGGCTTTTGATTACAGGTCTCTTCCTGGAGaactatttttgtttccttcttgtcTGTGCTTCTTTAACCTGCCCAGGGGACTGTGAAACAGTAAAGTGCtttggaaatacattttagaagaatTAAACACCTTATCAGTGACATTATAACCTCTGTTATAGAAGGATTAGATTACTGGGGAAGGTGACTGAGGCAAAGACCTGAAGGAATCTCAGAGAGGAACTAGGAATCACCTTTCCTACATTGAAGACTCATGCTGTTGGATGGATTCCATTCTGGTTATGCCACTATTGTTGGCCAGCTCTGATTGGGCATGGAGGTAATGGCAGCCTGAGCCCAGGTGTGGCCAgtgtcttctcttcctcctctaattctttttcttttcttttatttttttaagtaagctgcatacccagtgtggggcttgaattgaggaccctgacatcaagagtcagatgccctaCCAAGCCAGCGGAGCACCCGTCTTCCTCTCCTATTACCATTGATGTCTTAACCATACCCAAGTGTTCAGCTTTAATTGTGCTGTTTGCCCATTATACAGAGCAAATTCTCAAAGGCATTTCTTGGATGAATGAGTGGAAGAATACCAGATTCTAGCCATTTTTTTCATTGGGCTAATAATCTGTTACATGCAGGTACTCACAGTCCCTATCCTCCAGGGAGTCACAGCCAGTATGGTTGGGGAAGATGTTTTCACATGAAATTACACTTTGTGTGTTGTGTGACAAAGTGCTCCAGGAACATGGAGGGTGGTGCTACAGACACATTGCTGGAAAGGAAAACTAAGCAACTAGTATAGATAGGGAGTCAAGGCACATTTCCCCCCTGGCCTTTAGGTGTATATGGTGAGTCTGCAAGGGATGCTCAGGGGGCCAGGGTTTCTTTAgattcacacacacatgtacacaggcACAGCTCcgtgctggggacagaggaggctgGGGTAACAGGTGCTTCCTCCTCGGGGAGACTTGGATGGCTTCTACTTGCCTCCCGATGGAGCCAGGTGGCCTGTAGAACTGTCCGACACCACCCAAGGTGGGCTACACCTGGGTACTGCTTGGACGTTAGGCATTTGGCTGAAGTGGGAGTGTTTTGCGGTCTCATACTCTGGCCAGGAGCGTTGGAGATGGGGTGTCTGTAAGATGAATAATGGAAAGGTTGCTGGGCCTCTGCCTAGCACATCACTGTTATGTCAGTCTTAGTACCTCTGAATGTAACTAACAATACCCATCAGCAAGCTGCCTACCTAGTCGGTGATCTTAGTTTTGCTGGAGTTCAGTTCTTGGGGAGGTCAAAGCTGAAGGATGTCAGGGCTCAGAGTTTGCGGCTCTATTACTCTCAGGGGTAGGAGCTGGGCCCATGAGCCCTTACTCCTTAGGCCAGAACTTCTGTTTGTGCTCCCAGCTCCCAATTCGGTAGTGCCTGATGCAAAGCATGTGTGTGATAACTTGTGTGACCAGCTGGAGCTAGGCTTTATTTTAATGCCACCCCAGGCTCACCTTCATGTGTAAAGTATGCTCTTCTAGCATATTTGGTAATTGTAATATAACGCCAAATTCAGGGTTCTTTGGCAGGGATCCCTGTCCATTCTTTATGGTCCATGCTGACTTCTCTTAGGGAAATCTTTAGGCAGTGTTTTTTTTACTTAGTATTATCCAAAAGTTTAAACTTAAGAGATTTATTGACTGATAGGGCCAGGAATTTTTCTCCGAAAATGaacttgttttaaattatttatttatttatttatttttgagacagaaacagagggcaagtgggggaggggcagagagagagggagacacagaatctgaagcaggctccaggctctgagctgtcagcacagagcctgatgtggggctcaaacccatgaattgtgagatgatgacctgagctgaagttggatgcttaaacgactgagctaccccggcacccttattttaaataaaaaaaaaaaaaaagctagttttagggtgcctgagtggcttagtcggctaagcgtctgactttggctcaggttatgatcttgtggttcatgaattagagccccaTAAGCGGCTCCgaactgatagtgtggagcctgcttggaattttctttttcccctctctctctgcctctgccccccactcaaaataaagaaataaacttaaaaaatgtcttaCAGATATAAATAAGCTAGTATTAAATGTTGTTTGTGGAACTACTTTCAGACAGAATGAGGAAGTCATCTTATTAAGGGCTAACTGCAAGAAGTGGCTGACCGaaatttatcagattttttttttcagttttgagggtttttaaaaatgtttatttatttatttttgagagagagagtgtgcgcacacaagctggggaggggtagagagaaagaatctgaagcaggctccaggctctgagttgtcagcacagagcccaaagtggagcttgaacccagagactgagatcatgacttgagccaaagtcagacacttaaaagactgagccacccagatgccccaacctCACTTTTATTGAGGTTTAATTGAccaataaaattgtaaaatatttaaagtgtacatcatGGTGATTTGATGTACATCTACATAATTTTATCAGATTTAATGctttcaaaaccaaaccaaaccagtaTTTCTGGAAAAACTGCTGAAATGGAAGCTTCTGAATTTGAGTAGCAGCAGGACCCATTCCCTTCACAGGCCTGTGGCCTAAACGTTGCTGCCTGCTCCTAGATGGAGCCATGTCCTGCAGCCGCCTTAACTAAAAGCTAGGACCTCAGGCAGGCTTACTGGGATTCCTTCGCTCACTTCGCTGCTGATTCATgacgggcggggcggggggggggggggcaggtcagAGCCAGTAGCGGTTTCATGGTCCAATGATAAGGAATGTGTATGTATAGGAGTGTGTGTTCCTATGTATTGGGGGGAAGATGTCTGGTTTCTAGGGGAGGAAGAAGTTGTGTTAACTGGCTTTATTCAGATTCttcctgaaggagagagagttggaaAGGACTTTCAGTTAAGGGAGGCAGGCAGCTTGAAGTCCTAGGATACGCCAGCCAGGGTCAGCCACACTGAGAGCTCGTAAGTTCCTATCTTGGCAGCCCCAGGCAtaaactaagaggaaaaaaagtgggTGAGTAGGAATGAGTCACCAGGCAGCCTGGGGGGAAGAGGTTGAAGTCAGTACAGAAAGCCCTGGTTGCCAGCTAGGAGCCTAACCAGAGAATGTGGCCTGGGCCACACTGAGTGACCCTTTACAGTAAAGGGGAGAATTGGAGCAGGAAGTCTGTGCTCAGGTCCAGCTTGTAGGTAGCTGACTAGGATCCTAAGTCTCCAGACTTTCCAGGGTAGTTATCTCTGGAGGTAGGCCATGGGACATGGTGATTCTTGGGGGGCTCGGCTCTGTTTAGTTCCTAGAACAGGACCTGGCATATCTTGGGCACTTGGTTATCTGGCTTcagctcctgctctctccctgaaACAGTACTTGAAGAGGAATATTCAAGCCATAATCACTTGTCTCAGTAACCATTCTTCACGAAACATCCCTTCTCATGGCTCCTGGACTCCATCTGTGTTCTCCCAGCTGTGCCTGTTACCTGACCCAGGGTTTTGAATCCATAGACCTGAGGCCTAGCCCCCActgcctgattttttttcttgttactcTCTGTCCCCAGGTGATCTCATATTTTCCAGTGGCTACTTACTGTCCCCTTGGCTAGACCTTTGTTTCCAAGCCATACTCCTTTTCTGAGCCTGTTGTCACCACCTGCTCAGATATTCTATCCGGTCGTCTCATGCAAAATGTCTGAATCTGAACACACTCTCCTTCCCAAATCTCCTTGCCCTTGTGTTGTCCAGCTCCATGAGTAATGTCCCCTTCCCACCTCAGACCCTTGCGCGCTGTCCTCCCTGCCTGTCCACCCTCCATCAGCTCATTCCTCAGCTGACTGCTTCTTGACCTTTTCAGCTTCATGGTCCTTTCCTTCAGGAGGGAAGCATGATCCTCCCTAATGGGCCTGGCTCTCCTTTCTCAAAGTACCCTGTACTATCTCAGAGCTTTTAGTAATTCTGTATTATGTCTTTCTGCCTTCCTGAGGACTGCATTCCTGAAAGCTAACAGAACACATGGCCCAGGACTGAATGATGAACCCACATCCTGGACTGGGTGACACTACTAACATGTTTTTGCATCATTGTCCGCCCAAGCAGAACCTGCATCCAAGACCTGCAGAAGCCCTGTACTGGCGATAGGATGTGGCTCCAGATCTGTCTCAAAAGATTGACAGCAGAGCCAACAGATGGGAGAGGTTAGACCCAAACCACGCCTGAGAAGCAGTCACTGGCCTCTAAGATAAGCCCTTATCCTTAGCCTGACCAGGCATGCAATTCCAATTGTTAAGTGCCATGCAGCACACGGTCAGAAGGGCCAGTTGTATATTCTTCTCATTCTGAACACAGGAGAGGTAACAACCAGTAAGGGCAGCATCAGAGCAGACATAAATAAGCCTGGGTTGCAACATGCAAAGATCTGACAACGTAATGGAAAAGAACTTTGTAAAAGTGCATGGGCTTACAACTGTGTAAAATGGGTGGGCCTGACACTAGGGAGAGGCACAAATTCTGAATATGTGTGTGAAtctagtgttatttattttgtcaatGTCATTTCATACCTAGCAAATACCTAGAAAGAAGAGGCCCTACCTGTATATCCTGGCAGAGGGGAAAACACTGGGACAGGAGCCAGGCTTCCCACACAGGATAAGAGTGGATTCTACACCCGAACAAAACCATAGAGAATTCAGGCGGCTAAAACAAAGGTCAAAGGAGTGGAGGCTTAATTAAGCTAACAGCCCTATGACAATGAGGTTACTAAGGAAAATGTCCCCTACCGACATAGGACATATACTCAGTTCTGCTGATATCCAATACTTTATTAGTATTAGCGAAGAGCCTTGGCTTGGGGAGGCGGTGCTGGGATGGATAAGCGCCCAACTCAGGGAGTTCTGGAAATCAGGCATTCCTCTATGCAGATTTCGAGGAAACACCTTCATGGATGAAATCCCCTGAGGGCGGTGCTGTGATAGCCAAGCAGCAGGGATAAGGTTGCCCTAGGGACAGCTGGGCCGCTGGGACAGCAGGGCTTCGATGTCAGGCTCAATGTCGATGGTTGGAAAGCGGCGGCTGTACCTGCGCACAGGCACACCATCTGGGCCCACCAGGAACTTTTCAAAGTTCCAGGAGACGTCGTTGCGGCACACTGGAGACCAGGTGATGAACTTCGGGTCGGTCATGAGCGCAGTGGCATCGTCACTGGGGGCAGGCAGAGCCTCACGCAGGAAGGCGAAGAGGGGGTGCGCCTGCGCGCCATTTACCTCGCACTTCTCAAAAAGTGTGAAGTTGGGCTCGAACCCGCCGCCAGGTCGGACGTACTTGAGGCAATTCAGGATCTCTTCGTTTTTAGCGTTCTCCTGCGGGAGGGAAGAACAGCTAGAACCCGGGGTCTCGAGGGGAGGGGAAACGTTCGCACCGCAAACCAGAAGTTTCTCGATGAGTCACAATCCCTAGGCGGACCTGAAACCCAGCCGGGACAAAAACAAGTGGCCCGCCTCTCGCCTGCCAGGGCCCGCGGCTGTGCGGCCCCACGCACCCGCTGGCGCTCCCCCGCGCGGGTTGCACGCCCACCCCGCTCGGCCCCGCGCGGCGCACCTGATGCCCGAACTGGTTGCAGGGAAAGCCGAGCACGACCAGACCCCGGGGCCCGAGGCGCCGCTGCAGCTCGTTCATCTGGGTGTAGTCCCGGACCGTTGTGCCTCAGAGCGACGCCACATTCTCGATGAGCAGCACTTTGCCCCGCAGGGAACCCAGGCTCATGGGCTCCCCGCCAGCCAACGGGCGCGCAGAGAAGGAGTACACGGAGCGCGGGGCCGCAGCCGCGAGAGCGGCGGCCGCGAGCGGAGCAGCGCACATGGCGGACTGCCGGACAGAGTGCAGAGGACAAGAGTGCGGAGTTTCGGCTCAGGACACCGATGACTAGGGTCACGTGGCGCAGGCACTTTTCCGGCAGCTCCTCCACCCTCGGCCCCGCCTCATccggcctcctccctcccttcagcTGGGCGGGAGGGTGCGGCCAGGCCGGATGCGGGCACCGCCCAGGCCGTGCGGAACCCGCAGCAAGCTGGGTCTCGTCTAAGCAAGGCATTTGCGCGTTACCCCGCCCAGGGCTCAGGTCCAAGAGAGCTCCGAatctttctcaaaggtttttagtGAAGGGGTTAGGGCAGGGCCCAAGGGGACTGACTGGCCAGCAGCCGCCGCGGGCACCGCTCCTGGCCACACAGCCCTCCGAGCAGAAACCTTCTCTCCCCTCTTGTAGTCTGTGCCCTGTTGTCGCCAGGGGCACAGAAGCAAGTTGTAACTTGCCGTGGTGGTGCAGTTGGCAGTGGCTGCCAAGGCAAGTTCTGTGATGAGGCGCTGTGGCTCTAGAAAGGTTATGTTGGAGAAAAGTGGACAACGCCCAAGACAGCCAGGGCCCAGGCTCCAAAATGCAGCTCTAACTCCTTCCCCTGCGTTCTGGGGCTGCCTGGAGCACGTTCTCATCCACACCTCCAGTGTTGCACTGCCCTTAACACTGGTTTTCCCAAGGAGCCACCGGGCCCTGCACCAGGCTTCTGGAGTGGACCCAGCTGACTTGAGGCCATCCTCCATATCTAAGCATCTTAACCTCACGCTAAGATCTGTTAAGTATTAGACACTAAAAAtggacaggaagagaaaaatatcacaCTCCTAAGATTAGTCCAGAGGAATGACTGCTTGGGAGTGCCCCTCACTCTCTTCAGTACACTGCATTCTGCACACTGAGCCACTATGAACTTAAATGTGACACAATATAATTGTTTCCACCTTCTTGGGAGGAGCCAGGTTACTGCCAGATTGGGGGGGCGAGTTGGGGGGCAAATGTAACATTTTGCAGTCTGAAGGCACCTTCCAAGGACAGCTGGGTATATCCTGGGTATATCCTCCCGCTCCCAGCCCTGGAGAGAGCAACACAAACACAAGGATACAGGAAGTTTAGAAAACTGCCTTTATTCTATTAGTAGTTGGAAAAATTAACTGGTACAGAAAAAAAGTTTAGTcagctggagaggagagagaaactgagtgcTGCCCAAGAGAACTGGCAGCTCCTCTGGAAAGGAACCTGGATACAGTGAGGAAAGGGAGCCTGTGAACTAGAGCCAGAGCCTGCAGTCCAGGTGAGACAGGCTATGCCACCTTCTGAAGTGTCTAAGTGCCTCAGGCATGAAAACAAATTCCTATTTCTTTAGCCCAGCTCTGGGATGGGAGATTAGGATACGTGGGGCCGAAAACAGGTGATATGGCCATCTTTTATCAGAGAAACTGACAAAAcgggaattttaaaaatgaattttccatctgactttattttcaaatacacttttttttttaaaccaatacaCTTTTGGTAAGGATGACAAATATCAGTATTAGGAAATCCAATTATACAAAAAATACTACATCTAGTCTGGggtagatatatttattttttggtaacatACATTAAGTGGCACTAATTACACAGTAACTATAAGGTTAACTAACATGAAACCACAGAACTGTAACTCTGCCACAGCTGCATGGACTTGGACCTTTCTGGATGAGCANNNNNNNNNNNNNNNNNNNNNNNNNNNNNNNNNNNNNNNNNNNNNNNNNNNNNNNNNNNNNNNNNNNNNNNNNNNNNNNNNNNNNNNNNNNNNNNNNNNNCTTCTAAATGGTAGCAAGATGACTTCTGATTTGTAATCTTAGGTAAATTATAGATAAATGAAAAAGGCCAGTAATCATACACTAAGATTAATAAACAGCACTTCAAAATTAACCGCATGAGGGCTGTGCTTGCAGCAGGGTTTCACAAGACAAGGCACCCAGATTTTTTCTTCCCACGTCTGGCTTGGAGAGCAGCTCTCGTGGCCATTTCAAAAACCTCCCTCACTCCATCTTTGGTCTTTGCTGAACACTCCATGTACCCAAAAGCACCAATCCTGTTCGCCAtatctctgccttcttctggTTTCACTGGCTCCtagcaaagagaaaagagcacTTTCATTTCAGTTAAGAAAGTATCACCAATCAAATTCAGCCTAAAAGGCTTCTTTAAAAGCTGccaataatgataatgataataataatagtaaaataaaaaataagagctgCCAAACCCAGATTTGAGTTCTATCTTAGGAAACTCATATGCAGTGACCCTCCCCATCCCCAATATAAAATCCCTATTAAACAAGTTCTTCTCTGGgaagtagagagaaaggaaggagaagccaGAGAAGCCCTGCAGGGTTGAGGAGGGAATCAAGGGAAAAATTATCCAAGCTATTGATCCAGGCAGGGTAAGCACTGGGGTCCCTGTAGTTAGCTTCACAGAGGACTGAAAGCCCAAGGAAGTAAACATATCTCGACCTCGACAGACAAAGAAACCTCAGTGGGAGAACCTGGACTAAAGACCCCAAGGCCCTTATCCTGCATGGTGGAAGCCTTGCCACTGGACCACCTGGCTTCTCAGAAGCCAAGGTGCCAACTCCATCATCatttttataaagacatcagGGCTCTGGACTCCCTGTCCTCAAGGTTACCTGATTCTTTGGTTACCACCAATTTAATCTTTGGCTTCACATATACCAAGGTAATAACCGGAGAGGGGAATCAAGAGCCTGATAAAGTTCCTGCATTTGGAGCATTgactactgctgctgctggtcccTTCTGAGGCAGGCAATCCTTGGAGGCACAGCGCTACCCCACAGGAGAGGTTCCCATCTCATACGAGTAGGGAGTCTTAGGGACCCTCTGTGTAGGCCCCAGTGAATGAAGGACAGATGGAGAAAGATAGGCTTCTGGGACTCTCTTTGAAATAGCCTGGCTTGTGAGAGTTTCTACTGGGCCCCCTGAACATCCAACCTTGGGTTCAAGAATGTTCATGAAAACAGAGCCCTGCCCCAGACATGCCTGCTTCATCTTGGCCAGCTCCCGCCTTGTGTGCTCATCATTCCGAAGATCCTTCTTGTTCCCAACCAGGATGATGGGCACGTTGGGACAGAAGTGCTTGACTTCTGGAGTCCATTTTTCTGGGATGTTTTCTGAAAGAAgcaaaatacatacaaaacacATACAAAACACATATAATTCTATCCTGAAGAATCTCCAAGAGCCCTAGGTAAACTGTAAAGAAGCTACTTAAAAAGTATGCTGGACATTTAATGGAATCTCACCAGTTTTAAAACCACAGTAAAAGGCAAAATCCTACCCCTTTCCCTTAAGCAGAGAATCATCAGCCTTTTCTCAGTCCCCACTAAAGAGCTCAGCTCCTGTGGAAGTGGGACCCAGTTAAAGCCTCTGGAGGAGGAAAGGGTCCAGAACACAGGGTGGTTCCACAATGATGCAACCTGACTGAAGGAGGGAAGCTATCCATGGACCATCTCTGTCACTGCTGGCTAGTGACTCTGACCACATCTTACAGAAAAGATCTCCATTCTAGGGCTGCAGCTGGCCCAGGGTCCACATGTTCTCTCTACACCTTGCTTATGGACCTTCAGCATGACCCCCATCGTGTAGGTTATTGGTATTTCAAATAGCACAAGAATGACTTCTGAAAATGAGTGATAACCAGCTGTAGCTTCTTGCCAATACTCTACTAAAATGGTCTGCTTGTAATTTAAGtctgtattttagaaataaaatgtctgtCCTATGACTTCAAGACAAATTACCAAAAGGCAAGAGTTGCTTAGAATACAGAAAGATGGTCTGTCTTCTGGCTTGAAAGGCCACATCAGGTAAACTACATGAGTGAGGTCAGGAAACTGTCTTGTAATTCAGTGCTCCAGTCTTTAGCACCCAAGATTGACACTGGAATGCATCCTTCTTCCTTTGCTATGGCAGCCACAGAGTTAATTATAATAACTTGATACTCAAAGCTTTATGCTGAAACAGAGTTTCTCAAAGAAGTGCAATGTTCCAGTCCTCAAAACAATAAAGAGTAAAGGGTCAGCACATCTAACAACAAAGCCAAACAGCCTCAGCCCCAAACCTTGCTCTCACCTGTGCACCCATGGTCAGTTTCAGTTCAGCTACAACAgtgatcactttattttttttaatttttattaaaaaaaaaaaccttcttaatgtttatttattcttgagagagagagaaagcatgagagagaggggcggggaggagcagagagaaaaagagacacagaatctgaagcaggctccaggcttcaagctgtcagcacagagcctgacagcagggcttgaacccacaagctgtgagatcgtgacctgaaccaaagttggacgcttaatggactgagacacccag encodes:
- the RHOA gene encoding transforming protein RhoA gives rise to the protein MAAIRKKLVIVGDGACGKTCLLIVFSKDQFPEVYVPTVFENYVADIEVDGKQVELALWDTAGQEDYDRLRPLSYPDTDVILMCFSIDSPDSLENIPEKWTPEVKHFCPNVPIILVGNKKDLRNDEHTRRELAKMKQEPVKPEEGRDMANRIGAFGYMECSAKTKDGVREVFEMATRAALQARRGKKKSGCLVL
- the GPX1 gene encoding glutathione peroxidase 1, whose product is MCAAPLAAAALAAAAPRSVYSFSARPLAGGEPMSLGSLRGKVLLIENVASLUGTTVRDYTQMNELQRRLGPRGLVVLGFPCNQFGHQENAKNEEILNCLKYVRPGGGFEPNFTLFEKCEVNGAQAHPLFAFLREALPAPSDDATALMTDPKFITWSPVCRNDVSWNFEKFLVGPDGVPVRRYSRRFPTIDIEPDIEALLSQRPSCP